In Pectobacterium brasiliense, the genomic stretch TTTCCAGCGGCGGCTGGCGTCAGTTCATTGCCTTTATGCAGCAGCATTTCACGCAATTTCTTATCCAGCTCCGCAGCAATCGCCGGGTTCTCTTTCAGGAAATTACAGGCATTTGCTTTACCCTGACCGATCTTGTCGCCGTTATAGCTATACCAGGCACCCGCTTTTTCGATCAGCTTGTGTTTCACACCCAAATCGACCAGCTCACCGTGGATATTGATGCCTTCGCCGTACAGAATTTGGAATTCAGCCTGTTTGAACGGTGCTGCTACTTTATTCTTCACGACTTTCACACGGGTTTCGCTGCCGACAACTTCTTCGCCTTCCTTGATTGCACCAGTACGACGAATATCCAGGCGAACAGAAGCATAAAACTTCAGAGCATTACCACCGGTAGTGGTTTCAGGGTTACCGAACATCACACCGATTTTCATACGAATCTGGTTAATGAAGATCAGCAGCGTATTGGCTTGCTTCAGGTTACCCGCCAGTTTACGCATAGCCTGGCTCATCATACGTGCAGCCAGCCCCATGTGGGAGTCACCGATTTCACCTTCAATTTCTGCTTTCGGCGTCAGTGCCGCAACGGAGTCGACGATGATCACGTCAACAGCGCCAGAGCGCGTTAATGCATCACAGATCTCCAACGCTTGCTCGCCGGTATCCGGCTGAGAACACAGCAGGTTATCGATATCTACACCAAGCTTTTTCGCATAAATCGGGTCTAGAGCATGCTCAGCATCGATAAACGCACACGTTTTGCCTTCGCGTTGAGCGGCAGCAATAACCTGTAAGGTCAGCGTTGTTTTACCGGAAGATTCTGGGCCATAAATCTCAACGATACGCCCCATCGGTAAACCACCGGCGCCCAAAGCGATATCCAGGGACAAAGAGCCTGTAGAAATGGTTTCAACATCCATTGAGCGATCCTCGCCCAACCGCATGATAGAACCTTTACCAAATTGCTTTTCGATTTGACCCAGTGCTGCCGCTAGTGCCTTTTGTTTGTTCTCATCAATAGCCATTTCTGCTCCTGTCATGCGGCGTAAAGCTGCTGTCTCTACGCGGCTGCTTAATCATGAATTGCCGAATAATTACTGACATTATACTGTATGCGCATACAGCATCAAGGTTATTTTTTCAGAAACGTGTCGAGCAACGTTTGCAGCGCAAAATGCACCGATTGCAGACGCACTGCGTTTCTGTCTCCGCTGAACCGCATTGTCCGGGCGAATGCCCCACCCTGTTTGTCCGTGAAGCCAAACCACACCGTGCCGATAGGCTTCTCTTCGGTTCCCCCGTCTGGCCCGGCGACGCCGCTTACCGATATGGCAAAATCTGCACCGGCGGCCTGCAAAGCCCCTGCGGACATCTCATTGACGACGGCTTCACTCACCGCACCATGCTGTTCCAGTGTCTCTGCGTTCACATTCACCAGACGTTGCTTGGCCAAATTGCTGTATGTCACAAAGCCATAGTCAAACCAGCCTGAACTGCCAGCAACATCGGTAATGGACTTAGCCAACCAGCCTCCGGTGCAGGACTCTGCACATGTCAGAGTGGCACCGCGTGCCTTCAATTTTTCGCCCACCAAAGCACTTAACCGCAGAATGTCAGCTTCCGTCATTGCCGCCTCATCTTAATCAAGGATTGTTGGGTCAGGGTAACACTTTTCCCCGAAAAAGACGCTCCGCTGCACGGTATGCGAAGCGCATAGCAAAGAAGATGAAAAAAGATGAAAAACGAGGGAAATCGAATAAAACGCTGCCGAATAACCGGGAAGAAAATAGCACGACGCTAAGAGAGTCGTCTGGCAGGAATAAAGAGGGAACAGGAGTAATTAATAATGATGGCGCGATTTACATACAACCTGCACAACTGGTGCATCGCCAGTCCTGCTTATTTATAGCCTGAAAGAAATATCTGAAATAACATTCTTCGATAGGGACATTATTTTCTTCAAAAGAATCGGCCAGCCAGTCGATATTTTCCAGAATCCAATCATCCTCATCGAGTCCGTCTCGGTACATTTCATCATCAGGATCGATGATAGAGTAGATCCCCATCGTTCCCATATGATTTTCTTTATATTTCTCCGGTAACGTGAAATCGTTTTCTTTATAAGATATTAACCAGTGGCCGTGGCAAAGCAGGTTGCCATTACGGCTCCACCTTGCAATAAATGGGTTACTCATATTTATTCCTACCAGCATAAAATCTGGTTATAAACGTATCACGACATATCTATAAAGTAAATTACCACACAACCAGCGCGCCATTTTAATAATAGAAAACAGGGATACATATTCATTACACCTTAATAGGTACAACACCATTAACGATAAATTGATAAATATCAATTTACATAGCAATAAAATATCTAAACAGGGAAGTACAAATAAAAAAAGCCCACTAAAAATAGTGGGCGGGGTACTGCTATTATCGTTATGTAAAAACCCTGGTGTTTTGCGGCACTTCATTCGGCTTCTGTCTGACTCTTACAGTACCGAACGAACATTAAGGCAACATTAGGCGCATAAAAATTCTGACGATTGCTGTGATAGCCTGCACCAACACTATCGCCATCGTCTCCGCTTTGCTTCGTTGGTCGAGATCGGTCAGAATGGCCTGCATATGCCCATAAAGGGGTAACAATCCATTAGGGAGGATGACGGGTGTTTCCCTCTTTCTTAAGACGAACCGCAGCGAAAAACGGCAGTTATGCCAATGAAATCAGCAGCAGTATTACGATCAATCGCCCGGCAGAACGCTTGTTTGATCTCTGGCGCAAACCGGAAACGTTGCCGATCCTGATGGGCCATTTCGCCAGTATCGAGATACTGAACTATACCGACTCCAACTGGCGGATTAACACGCCGATTGGCGCGCTCATTGAGTGGCAGGCTCGTATTATTGATGAAAAACTGGGGGAATATATCCACTGGCGTTCGCTGGAAGGGGCACGGGTTCCGAATGAAGGCCGGCTTTCTTTTCAACCAGCCACATCGGAAGCAGGTACAACCGTAACGCTGACGATTCGCTACAACCCACCGGGGGGCTTGATCGGGAAAAAGATCGGCCAAATGTTTGATATGTTTTCTCGCGATATGCTGACGAAAACACTCTATCGTTTCAAAAAATTAGCGGAGGATGAACTGGCCTGAGTCGCGCCAGACATCATAGCAACAGGTCATCAGTGACCGTTTTCCCGAACTGACGAAAGCGCCCCAATAAAAGGAACGTAGAATGCTGGAATTGATTCAAACCATTGGTCTTGGTCTGGTGTTAATCCTGCCACTCGCGAACCCACTGACAACGGTAGCGGTATTTTTAGCGATGTCCGGCAACATGAGCCAGGGGGAACGAAATCGCCAAATCTTTCAGGCTTCGCTCTACGTCTTCATCATTATGACCGTCGCGTACTACGCAGGTCAGGTCGTAATGAATACCTTCGGAATCTCCATTCCTGGGTTGCGCATTGCCGGCGGGCTCATCGTCGCATTTATCGGTTTTCGCATGCTTTTTCCTCAGCAGAAGCCAGAACATGCGCCTGAAGTCAAAAGCAAAAAAGAAGAAATCAACGACAGCTTCTCCGCCAATGAGGTCAATATCGCCTTCGTTCCACTGGCGATGCCCAGCACCGCGGGGCCAGGAACTATTGCCCTCATCATTAGTTCTGCCTCACAAATCAAGAGCGGCGTCGATATCACGCCATGGGTGATTACCGTTGCCCCCGTACTCACGTTTATGTTGATCAGCCTGATCGTCTGGCTCAGTCTGAAAAGTTCGGGTCTGATTATGCGTTTTATCGGGAAAAGCGGCATTGAAGCCATTTCACGGCTGATGGGGTTCCTGCTGGTTTGCATGGGCGTACAGTTCATCATTAACGGTACGCTGGAGATCGTACATTCCCTGCATTAAGTTGAAGATGCGGGAGAGATATCAATACGTTGCCAGATAGCCCAATTAGCGTCTATAACTTTGAATGGCGGGTTTATTCATTGGTCGCAAGCGAATATCCCGCTGGTTTGCCATTGATGATGACATAACAAAAAGAAAGCGTGATTTTGCTTACCTAGCGGAAAATAGGTGCGGCCAACAATGAAAATAAAAAAACGATTCCCAATCAATTTACGTTCGCTCATTTTATCCCTCGCCATTATCAGCATGATCATCACGCTGACCAATGCTTATGTTGCTGTTTACAATGTACAAAAGAAGCTCATTACCGATCAGATACTGAGCTCAAACCTTAACTATTCTTCCAAGTTAGCGGCGACCACAGAAAGTTTTTTATCTTCAGCACAGCAGGAACTAGCTTACAGCGCGACATCAATAGCGGACAGTTTTAGTGACGATGCGACGCTCCTGAGTAAAAGTGAACAGACATACCGCATGAGCCAAAGCTTTAATTCTATTTTCGTTGCAAATACTCAGAATCAGATACACGCGGTTTACCCAACCTCGCTGAATCTGAAAGGAAGTACGCTGACCTCTGATGCCAGCAAGCTGGCGCTCGTGGAACAAAAGCCGTTAATCAGCCAGCCTTATATTTCAGTTACGGGAAATTTGATCGTGCTGGTTTCCTCCCCGATAAAAGACAAACAGGGAAATTATCTCGGTTACATCGGCGGAACCATTTATTTAAAAAATCAAAACGTCTTAAACGAATTCATGAACACCCATTTTTATAACGATTACTCCAGCGTTTACGTCATCGATAAAAGCGGGATTGTTCTCTATCATCAGGATAAGCAGTGGGTCGGCAAGCCCGTCAGTGATGAGAGAATTAAGAACGCGCTTCACAACAAGAAGAGTGGTACCGCCGCGATGCCCGATATGCAAGGTACGCCGTCTTTGGCGGGTTTCGATACAGTCAATTCATCCGGCTGGGTCATCATTACTTTGCACCCTTCTCAAACCGTTATCGATTTGCTCAGCACCGTGATGCGTTCCGTTTTATACGAAGGTGCCCCGGTAATGGCATTAACGCTTATCGCGCTCACCCTACTCGCCTTCTATATCGCCAACCCTCTGCGCTTGCTGGCCGTTTCTGCCAGTAAAATGGAAGAGTCCGGTGTGATTGAAAAAATAAAGAAAGTCCCCTCCTGGTATTTTGAGGTTGAGCAGCTAAAACGCGTCATTCTTTTCGGTACCCTGCTGCTGCATAAGCGGATTGGCAAACTGAGTTTGCAGGCCCACACCGATCCACTCACTGGGTTGCTCAATCGTCGTGGTATCTATGAAAGCATCGAACTCATTCTCTCAAAGAGCAATCGGGTTGCCGCTATCGTGATTGATATCGACCATTTCAAACGCGTGAATGATACCTACGGACACAATATCGGCGATGACGTCATCAGGCTGTTGGCGAAAAACATAAAACAGGGTTCGCGCGAATCCGATCTGATTTGCCGCACTGGCGGAGAGGAATTCCTCGCACTTCTGCCCGATACGGACATGACGCAGGCTGCTGATATTGCTGAACGGCTGCGTAAAAAAGTGGAAAAAATGCCGCTACCGATTCCTGAAAACATCACGATTTCACTAGGCGTCACCTGTTTTACTCCGGGAATGGAGCAGATCGATAGCGTCTTGAAAATCGCGGACGACGCCCTCTATCAGGCCAAACATGAAGGCAGAAACCGAGTCGTTATCAAAGTAGCCTCCGATAATTCAGTTAATCACAACACGGAATAGACACGCTCAACACGCATCCCGCGAACGGAAAAACAGGCAAAAAAAAACCCGCACAAGGCGGGCCAAGGTCATTCTAATGACAGGGATGGTTAACTAACACAACACTCACAGGGATGTGAGGTACTGACAAGGGATGGAAGGACTATAGCAAGCCAAATGTATAGTATTGTCATCAGCAAGTAAGGTTAATCTACCGGTTGTAAAACAACATTGGTGAGACTGCCCAGCCGCCCTATTTGGCTATTTCAGCCTGCTTTCCCCCGTTCGCAATGACGCTTTTTAGGTTTTCATCAGCGCAACCAGCAGCGCCATAATGCCCAGAACGCTCGACAATCGACCATCCTTCCTGATGCCATGCAGCCATCGCCATCTTCAGGTACATTCGCTTTACCGCCAACCGCATCAGGTATTACTCTGATCGCATGACTTGTCATGACAAGGCTGGCAAATTTTTGCCGCCTTTTTCAAAATATTACGAGGCGATGCATGAAACTTTTCATTTACGAACACTGCCCATTCTGTGTCAGAGCCAGAATGATTTTTGGTCTGAAAGATCTGCCTGTTGAGCAATCCGTCATCATGGAAGGCGACATTGACACGCCAACACGCATGGTGGGTCGCAAAGTGGTGCCGATCCTACAGAAAGAAGATGGCAGCTTCATGCCGGAAAGCATGGATATCGTCCACTATATCGATAGCAAGCAAGCGCCGCTAATCGCCGATAAACCGGTTGATGCTGAGATTGAAGCCTGGTGTAAGTCCGTTTCCAGCGCGGTGTTTAACCTTGCGGTTCCCCGTTTTACGAAAGCCGATTTCAAAGAGCTTTCCACGCCAGAGGCGCGTCATGCCTACACCCTGCGCGAAGAAAAAGCCTTCGGCGATCTGGATGCGCTGCTCGCAAAAACGCCGGAACTGATTGCGGAAGTGGAGCAGAAACTCAAGGCGCTGGAGCCACGTCTGGCAAACGTCAGTACCATTTCCACCACCGACTTTATTCTGTTCCCGATCTTACTGTCGCTCACGATCGTGAAAGGCGTACAGTTTGGCCCTCACGTTCACGCGTACCTTGAGCGTGTATCAATAGCCAGCAAGGTCGGCTTGTTGACCGATAAAGCACTGTAAAACGGCAAGATAGAAACAACAAAGGAGCGGCTTATAGCGGCTCCTTATTTTTAGCAACGTTCGGATGACGTCGTTCATTTATCCATATCAATCAGGATTATTGATCCTTGGGATAAAGTTCACACCCTTCTACATCATGCTCAAGCTCAATCACCGAATACGACTGAGCATTTTTCGTTTTCTTTATCAGGAAAGGACTTGTCGAAAAATAGCTCCCAATGTTCGCATCATCCACGAAACAGGCAATGATCTCCTTTTCATTCTCCGAGAGAATACGTAGCGAATACGTCCAACTGCCATCTGTGTCTGTGGCTTCTGCCCGGTCTTTTTCCTGGCTAAACACATAATCACCGGTATCTTTCAGCAGCGTCCCTTTAGGGAAATGTTTCGGTCCAAAAGAACTGCGGAAAGTAGTCACATCCAAATGTTTCAGCACCGTTAGCGCATCCGTTTTTGTTGCAGAAAAACCGGTCTGGGGAATCATCAATACTGAAAAAATCACGGCCAAAAATAGTTTCATTTACTGCAACCCTGCGATAGAACATCCGTGCGCGTATTCTATTTTAAAAATACGATTCGCAATAGCGTTATGGGGCACGCTTTACCCCATAACGCGTGACGGATTTCAGGCGTTATTTTGCCGTAACGTCTTACTAAACGCGCTTTGCGTTTCCGGCATGACATGATGATATTCCAGCGCATGCTGATTAAGGAAGCACACACCGTCGATCGGCAGCGTACCAAAAGGGGAAAGCGGTTTAATACGGCGGTCCATGCTATTTTCCACCCTGTATATTCCTTTATAAGATGACAATATCGATATCTCGGCGAACGATAAGACGAGAACAGTACGCTTATGCTAGATCATGCTGTTTAACCAAGTAATGGCTAGGCATCCCGCGGATTTCCACGATTTCACCGTCCAGCCGCTGTGCATCGATATTCTTCATTAACACAAACTGCCCATTAACATTGGCGGCTACGCCATGCCAGGGCGTCAACCAATCGTCCTTCGTGGGCATCATATGAATACCCAGCTTCAGACTGTCCGAAGGCTGAGGGTGAATAGACAACCGGATAGCGTCTGGGAATTGTTCAGCAAGCAGATTGCCCCATGCCCAACTGCGTTGAATAACGCTACACGCGCGTTTTTTGGCATCTTTCTGTAACGCCGCATTAGAGCCGGTATAGTCAGGCCTCAGGCTATCTTCATAGAGGAAACGGGTCATTGAGCGGTAAAGCTGTAAACCTTCTTCGCTCTGTATGAGCTGCGCTTTCACCTCCTCTTCTGAGTCAGCGTAATGCTCAACCAGTTGCTGGCGAAGGCGGTCATAGTCAGCGGTGAGCGCCGCCATATTCTCTACATCTTTAAGATTAAAAACGCTGAGATGAACGGCACCCAGTTCATGCAGTAAATTCTCAATCTCATCCTGATAAATATTAATCGTTTCGTCGCTGGTCCCAATCAGATCGCCAAATACATGCCCATCAGAACAAATTCGAATATGCGCACCGGGTGGATAATAAAGCTGAATACGCTGACATAATGAATTCAGGAAGATCAGGGACAAACGCTCTGCCATATCTGGCATTCTGCCCAACACCTTATAAGGGCTAGGAGATTTAAACGGAAACGCAGGCAGAATGAGTTCAATTTGACGTTCTTCTTCAACAAAAGCACGAATTCTGGGTAATTGAACCTGGGTCACCTGAGACTCTTCTTCACTAATTGGTTTCGTCGACTGGGTAAACCTACGCCGATATTGAATTAACTCACTTAATATTAGCGATGAAACTAATTCATTATTCATCATATAAAAAAACCTCATTACTTTACATTAATTTAAAAAGGAATTAACTACATAGCTATGGCGTAGAAACAATAGAATAAAACACTTACGCGAATACAATAAAAAAACTGAATGACATGTTCAGTTTTTTTATTTACGCCACTAATAATTAACTTTAATGCTAAATAAGCATGATAAGAATTAAGAAAGTAATTATTAAAAATGAGGATAAGTGACGATGGAGGCTGATCTCTTCCCTTTCCTCAGTACCGTACGTCCCATAGCGGAACTGGTAGCGCTGACCCAACGCATCCGTCACTGCCGTCAGCGATTAACCTTAAAGGCCGCTGACTGGAAGAGTCGGGTTTTATCACCGGGATGCCCGTCACCGTCAAGGTGGAAAGGGGCAGGATTATTATTGAGACGCAGATTAATCTGTAGCGACTGACCAACCGCTAAAAATCAAAAGCCGGAAGGATCATGGTGATCTCTTCCGGCTTTTATTTTTTAATTATTTATCATTTTTACTTAACAACAGTTCCTTCCAACCTTCTAAATATTTTCTAAACTCACCGATAGAGGATATATCGATTTCCTCATCAGTGTATTCATTACATATATTAACACCACTCGTTTTAATGGTGACTGTATGAGCATTACCAGTCCCTTCCCATACAGGAACCTTCCCAGAAAGAACATCATCACAAGCAGAGATATACTCATTCACGCCATACAAACTGCTTTGGATATCCCCTTGTAAAAAATCAGAAATAACATGAAGCTCATAGTTAATTTCAAGATCAGGGTATCCATCAGCAGCAAAATAATATTTCATAAAACCCACCTAATATATTGGATAAGCTATATTAATATCCCCTACTTTATCCAGCCAGCCTTCAATCTTCACTCCACTAGAAGAAAAACCTGACTATTTACCGTTTGGAGAAACAGTACCATTATTATAAGCACCTCTTATTTCCGACATAACTTTCTGTCTACTCCAACTATCAGGGAAAAATGAAGATTCCGGCCCTTTATTTACCCAAGAACCTGATGCTTTATCAAATACTTCAACTTTAGCACGATATACACCTTGCGAATTTGGACCACTAGTAATCTCAGATATTCTAGCTTTTCCTTCATGTCCAATACTGGCTCGGTGATGAAAACCTATAGCTTTACCTTTCTTGTTTATTTCTCCATGAAATACATGTTCCGCATTGATTTTAGGATCACGCTTATCCAGCCCGAACGGATCTACCCACTCCAGCGGATTATGCACATAACCCTGCGGCCTTATTCCCCCGCCCAGCCCTATCGGGTCCGGCGACAGATACTGTCCGCTTTCCGCATCATAGTAACGATGCCGGTTGTAGTAAAGCCCCGTTTCCGCATCAAACAGCTGACCCTGATAGCGCAGCTCGCAATATACCTCTTCGTTCGCCGCATCCCCCAGGTAGCGCCGCAGCGGGATAGGTCGCCGCTCTTCGCGGTGTGCGCCCCACAGCCCCTGTTCACCACGCCAGCGGATCTCACCTTCCTCACTGCACAGCTCTCTCGCGGTTCCTGTCAGGTCGGTCACGATGTAGTGCAGTTGCGTACTGTCGCCCTGTGCCTCCACCTGTGCCA encodes the following:
- a CDS encoding bacteriocin immunity protein, with product MKLFLAVIFSVLMIPQTGFSATKTDALTVLKHLDVTTFRSSFGPKHFPKGTLLKDTGDYVFSQEKDRAEATDTDGSWTYSLRILSENEKEIIACFVDDANIGSYFSTSPFLIKKTKNAQSYSVIELEHDVEGCELYPKDQ
- the pncC gene encoding nicotinamide-nucleotide amidase; its protein translation is MTEADILRLSALVGEKLKARGATLTCAESCTGGWLAKSITDVAGSSGWFDYGFVTYSNLAKQRLVNVNAETLEQHGAVSEAVVNEMSAGALQAAGADFAISVSGVAGPDGGTEEKPIGTVWFGFTDKQGGAFARTMRFSGDRNAVRLQSVHFALQTLLDTFLKK
- a CDS encoding SRPBCC family protein, coding for MFPSFLRRTAAKNGSYANEISSSITINRPAERLFDLWRKPETLPILMGHFASIEILNYTDSNWRINTPIGALIEWQARIIDEKLGEYIHWRSLEGARVPNEGRLSFQPATSEAGTTVTLTIRYNPPGGLIGKKIGQMFDMFSRDMLTKTLYRFKKLAEDELA
- the recA gene encoding recombinase RecA, which gives rise to MAIDENKQKALAAALGQIEKQFGKGSIMRLGEDRSMDVETISTGSLSLDIALGAGGLPMGRIVEIYGPESSGKTTLTLQVIAAAQREGKTCAFIDAEHALDPIYAKKLGVDIDNLLCSQPDTGEQALEICDALTRSGAVDVIIVDSVAALTPKAEIEGEIGDSHMGLAARMMSQAMRKLAGNLKQANTLLIFINQIRMKIGVMFGNPETTTGGNALKFYASVRLDIRRTGAIKEGEEVVGSETRVKVVKNKVAAPFKQAEFQILYGEGINIHGELVDLGVKHKLIEKAGAWYSYNGDKIGQGKANACNFLKENPAIAAELDKKLREMLLHKGNELTPAAAGNSHDEDEFAGEGNEEF
- the pvcA gene encoding L-tyrosine isonitrile synthase, whose amino-acid sequence is MMNNELVSSLILSELIQYRRRFTQSTKPISEEESQVTQVQLPRIRAFVEEERQIELILPAFPFKSPSPYKVLGRMPDMAERLSLIFLNSLCQRIQLYYPPGAHIRICSDGHVFGDLIGTSDETINIYQDEIENLLHELGAVHLSVFNLKDVENMAALTADYDRLRQQLVEHYADSEEEVKAQLIQSEEGLQLYRSMTRFLYEDSLRPDYTGSNAALQKDAKKRACSVIQRSWAWGNLLAEQFPDAIRLSIHPQPSDSLKLGIHMMPTKDDWLTPWHGVAANVNGQFVLMKNIDAQRLDGEIVEIRGMPSHYLVKQHDLA
- a CDS encoding MarC family NAAT transporter: MLELIQTIGLGLVLILPLANPLTTVAVFLAMSGNMSQGERNRQIFQASLYVFIIMTVAYYAGQVVMNTFGISIPGLRIAGGLIVAFIGFRMLFPQQKPEHAPEVKSKKEEINDSFSANEVNIAFVPLAMPSTAGPGTIALIISSASQIKSGVDITPWVITVAPVLTFMLISLIVWLSLKSSGLIMRFIGKSGIEAISRLMGFLLVCMGVQFIINGTLEIVHSLH
- a CDS encoding sensor domain-containing diguanylate cyclase; amino-acid sequence: MKIKKRFPINLRSLILSLAIISMIITLTNAYVAVYNVQKKLITDQILSSNLNYSSKLAATTESFLSSAQQELAYSATSIADSFSDDATLLSKSEQTYRMSQSFNSIFVANTQNQIHAVYPTSLNLKGSTLTSDASKLALVEQKPLISQPYISVTGNLIVLVSSPIKDKQGNYLGYIGGTIYLKNQNVLNEFMNTHFYNDYSSVYVIDKSGIVLYHQDKQWVGKPVSDERIKNALHNKKSGTAAMPDMQGTPSLAGFDTVNSSGWVIITLHPSQTVIDLLSTVMRSVLYEGAPVMALTLIALTLLAFYIANPLRLLAVSASKMEESGVIEKIKKVPSWYFEVEQLKRVILFGTLLLHKRIGKLSLQAHTDPLTGLLNRRGIYESIELILSKSNRVAAIVIDIDHFKRVNDTYGHNIGDDVIRLLAKNIKQGSRESDLICRTGGEEFLALLPDTDMTQAADIAERLRKKVEKMPLPIPENITISLGVTCFTPGMEQIDSVLKIADDALYQAKHEGRNRVVIKVASDNSVNHNTE
- a CDS encoding SymE family type I addiction module toxin, translated to MEESGFITGMPVTVKVERGRIIIETQINL
- the grxB gene encoding glutaredoxin 2, whose product is MKLFIYEHCPFCVRARMIFGLKDLPVEQSVIMEGDIDTPTRMVGRKVVPILQKEDGSFMPESMDIVHYIDSKQAPLIADKPVDAEIEAWCKSVSSAVFNLAVPRFTKADFKELSTPEARHAYTLREEKAFGDLDALLAKTPELIAEVEQKLKALEPRLANVSTISTTDFILFPILLSLTIVKGVQFGPHVHAYLERVSIASKVGLLTDKAL